The segment cagacccatccaaaaaatcttgacaagcaaaaaaaaaaaaaaaaaaaaaaaagggaatttaaagtttccaaaaatcttcaaaatcctaatccgtggggggggggactcaactatacttcaaaaaacaaaattcttccctccaaatcatgaaattcctaatccgtgggggggggggttattcaatttgactactcatttccttattttcatctcaattttttactaacttccaaaaaagtgggggggggggggggcccaACTCCATTAtagttcatttttttatatgtaaattttaaaaaatttgttgctgcgagaaaaagtgggggggccaggccccccccccctggcccccccccccccccccccccccccgatgctacgtgcctgcatgtAGGATGGTCAAATGATAATACCTTTGccaaattttatgataaaaaacgCTTTCGATGAGACGATCTTTTAATCTGCAgtgagagagaaagagtgtgtgtgtgtgtgtgcgcgTGTGTTTTAACATTactttttgttatactttcatgttaaatactgaaatctgattggttaaggcGCAGTTCATAAtactttctattaccctcagcgtaagcaacgcacttagcaacgggtaacattaaaaattgttacatgcgcgaaaattatgcgcgtacggttcgctgtagaattcacgttattcctatataaaagcagtaaaattttctttaaaattaagacattcagtataacaaaataaatagtgcctgtttgggagaataacagttgaaattgacaccccgagaaaaccattgtcaaccgacgcgaagcggaggttgacaatggttttctctgggtgtcaatttcaactattaccCTCCCAAACCGTAATACCCAACGTTCTTTGGTGCTTCAGTTGTCCATTTCTTAATCTGCGACTTTATCAATCAGTGAACaagaggtgggggggggggggggggggttaaaacaTTCCAACACTTTTCTCTACCAgtgcttttttttaatacattcgATATAGAACACAAACATCTAAAATTGCCATATTATACAAGAAAGTAAAGTCTATTGATGTTTATCTGCCAATAAGGAAAGATGGCTAAACTtcaaatcacaaaaataaaagaaaatatccttatgaaaatcaaaaattaaaaacggcTAAATATAGATAATTCACAAGTGAAAATGAGGCAGAGTATACATAGATTTTACTTAATGAAAACATCTTGGAAAATGATATGtaaaaaatcaggaaaataaatacaaacttgaaatgaacaaaataatgCATAGGTTCTCCAAGGGTGAGCAATAACCTATTTGTTTGCTGTAAAGTTTACATATACATAAGTTTAAATCTTCCACAGTGTTTACAAGCATTACAGTAATTATAGATATATACTGTGCCCCTGTACAAGAGCTGTCTTCTATATAAACTTCTCTGTGAGCAGGTACTAGTCATTCTATGTATTACCTGTATATCACACTTCAAGTAATAGGTATGCAACAGTTAATTTTTGCAAGCAGGGGCCTTTcgtatttaaataatatttgctttatatttatcataatgaaCAAATTTGATTGTTGATTGTGCAATTAACTATATCTTATGAAAGGAAAGATCTCAAATGTAGTTTCTGTAAATGTCCAGTATAGAAGTCTACAAATGCAAAAAATCTCCCTGTACATAATAGATATgtgaaaacatgtaaaataaataaaacaatacgaaaaacaacaaatacataCAATGCAGTAGTAACAGTCTTAACAACAAATACTCTTAATTAAAGACTTCTGAGTGTGGCCTTTCAGTAGTTTCCATGCCAAAATACTctatatcaaaaaatgataaatgaaatatgacatataacagtcaaacttcgttatctcaaactagatgggactgtttatgtttataaaattcgAGATATTTAGGGAAAAACACTTAAAAagtaagtggttgggacttacaaatcactttgacacatcttttgtattcgagatatcattGTTTGAGATATCAGtcaaactgtaatatgaatgatgACTATTTTTAAGCTGAAGAAGAATAACCCAAACTTTGATATAGAGCATATGCATTGTGAAATAGTATGATCCTGCATAGAAAGCTAATTTCATAGCCGTTCTCTAACAAAAGGCTGGGtaataaatttaataactttatcctgaaatgttttttttcccaCATTCAGATATAATTGGTTAATGCTTTAGACTTTCTCCTAAACAACTTGTTGTCCTTTTCATATAAAAACTGTGTCCATTTCAATTAAAAGGTAAGATAATATACTTCCttgctcttttttttaaattcaacatacCTCTATCtcatatatattaaacaaagaatCATAATGATAACTTGGTTACAGAGATTTTGTCGGTAAATGAAGCATTTCGTATAGAGTATGGCatctaaaaaaattgcaatagcCCTCAACTGCAATTATTCAACTCGCTCACAAACAAACGCTATGTATTCTGATAAGCATAGGAGTACTTGACCAAATAGGCAATTGTCAAAGACCTTATGATCACATGTGATACATCAGATCCATTGTACTAAACCACCACAGAACTAGACTGCATTTTATAAAGAGAACTTAGGacaaattaattcattaatcaaattaattaatgctaattaatcacaaaataatgttttaatctaatgcctgtaaaatataatttcagaCATGAAAAtaagttgtaaataaatgttttcatgtTAATTCAGTTTGTTTAAAGTGATTCCAGGAGACTGAAAATATTAACAACTTTGCCGTAAGTTCTTTAGTAATATGAACCCTGGATTATATGTGTGTACTAGAACAGAAATGTACTAAACCAATTGGTAAGTACTAGATCAAATATATGTATCAGATGAGAGACTAGAAATCTGAGAcagtaattaaattttttttacaaaactcaGTAAGGGAATTTATCTGTAAACCATCTCCCATCACCTaaattcttgttttaatttacCACAGGAAAACTTGGATCACAATTAAAACCCCATTCCAAAATTCTGATTGAAACATGCTGTATCTATCTTGTGATTTGTAAACTGTCATGGATAAAAACTACGTCAGCCAAGATTAACTCAAGATTTATAAATTCAGAGGCAATtcttttcaacaacaaaacaaatattactTTGTCATGATCCATGAATAAACAACAAAGGTCAATTATATAATGCACAAGTGAAAAATTCATCACCAAACAGGAAATAAGGTAGGGAGGGGGCGAATCCTTAAAGAGGTTTATCTTGTTAggattttttctatttagagACACTCACACTCtcaaatatacaaatacaataaattgtatttcttaataaaatccaACCAGCTATAGATGAAAACTTCTATGGCATGATGAAGTGTGCAAAGACCAATTTTCATCAGAAAATCATTGCTATCAAATAACAAGGTTCTTGCAGTGGCAAGTAAGGGtaacataaacaaaatacaatctAAATGTAATGGGTATAACACGTAATGAATATCACTTCATCTGGAATGGATGTCAACAGATACACAAAACTAGTCTAATTCTAATTACAAGGTGGGCAAATATATTAATCAATGTTCAATTCACCTTCAAACAGCACTGATAATTGcagatgaataaataaatataaacaagcatgaacaaacaaacaaaaaattttaagcACTGGGCACAGTATACTAGTAATTTCCTAAAAAAACAAAGTCATATATTATTGTAATgtacatgtttcatattttaatcTAATAACTTTTGAAAAGTCAATGCatactatttcaataaaataatcacATCTATAATGCATGCACTCTTATAAGAAGGAGCAATAATAATACTATTGATAGTATCATAATAACAGAGTAGTGGTCATTTCAAACATACCTTTTCGTGACCTTATTAACACAGCAGTTTAAAATATAGACGTAGCAGAAGTTACAGTTacaaaagaatttgaaataaatgtaatagTTAATACAATATCAAGAAATGTATCAGTTTTATCAAAGTTTTTAGTTTCAAATGAATCTTTTCTATCGAACCTTTATGTTGAAATCTATGTCTTATATATTTGCTTTCTGAATAGTAGGAAAtcttctttcaattttttatgtagaattattttggtaaaaatggaTTTCTTTGTAACATACAAAAATGGAAACATTATGCTTGCTTGCTTACAGTGTTTTTCAAGAACTGTACAATGTAGAGCTCAAAAGCTTATGCCTTTCCTGTCTCTGTTAAATCCAAGCCCACTCTGGTTGTAAATCATGGATGACAAACTTGCGTAGCTCTCAATCAAGATTGGCCCCTCCACTATAGTGATCTTTGCATCAGGTCGCTTCTCTTTGTAGCTGTTACTTATGGCTTGTATCAGGGACTCATAGAACTCGTCAACGTTATAAATGGCGGTCTCGTATTCCTTGGGGTTGTACAGCAGAGGATGATGGGACAGGTTGATCCACGGTATGCTGGCACACCAGGGGTTCCACACCTGGGCCCAAGTCGGCTGTTCTCCTTTGTTCCATCTGACCTGAATTCCACCATGTTGCCTTGGTCTGGAAAAAGTAAATAAACCATTGCTAAAAATTCATGGAGATATCTCTATAACAGATTCTGCAGTGATCCTCACAGGGTCAGGAGTCTGAGCCTACGTGTGGGTCATGAGGTCTTAGATAATGTGAGAATGTCAGGTCTGTAAAAGGACAACCTACCAACaactttttcataaattaatctTATTTAACTCGCTAACCTCTGCATAACTCCTTGACCTAAAAGTCATTTATTTATTAGAACCCTGTAAACAAAAATGCAGTTGTCTGTTATGCATCTAAAAACTTTTAAGGGCACTATAGCCATTTGATATGtaacaaagaaattttaatgtattCTGTAATTCAATAGTTGATTGTACATTTTTTGGTCATTCTATCTAAGTTCAAATAAATTCCATTTGCATTTAGATCTGGAAGAAAAAGaccaaaaaaacaaccaaactgTTGTTCATATTATTCACTAAGATTTTAACTTACGGCATCAGACTCTTGGGTGGGTACACAAAGTCTCCAACACAAATCGTGTCAATCAAGTGTAGCATGACCCGTTTAAAGTCCTCCATCTTGTGGATAATAAAATCATACTTATAGATAAGCATGCAGTTTTTGGTCAGGATGAGTAATCTTTCCCTCTCATTGTCCCAGTGGTCAATGCTAAAAGTATAGACAATGAAaacacaatacaatatcattttggGACATTGTGCTAGTTCACAGTAAAGTAATCCTTGTTAAGTAGTTGCAAGGTCGATGCTATACTAATGTAATTTAATCTTGAACCTGTTATAGATCAATTAGTGATTGTGACCATCCCAAAGGACCAAGCTTTAAAAAATAGTTACTATAGGATGAAAAGCATATTAAACTTTGCTTTGACTTTAACTCTGACATCCTTTATCCGACAAGAACTTTACTTGAGCAGTATAAGGTAAATAGAACCAAAAGGAAAGGCAATGGGGTACAGATAAGGATTTTACACAGAGGTCtgttatgaccttgacctttggaCTTATAGATGTGATTCAAGGCCACAGCATATCTTTTTCAAACTACTTTGTGGTTGAAGTTTGAGCCAGATCGGGTTACAGGGAAAGAATATAATGGTATCATCTTGAACCTTATAATCATGTAGAAGAGGATATGCTTTGTAGCTGCTATACTGAAAGTGTAGCCTGGTTATGCTTAGATAATTTCTTCTAACATTTTATTGGGGTAACGGCATTAGTAATTGCAATATGACTGTCATATGCTGATGACATGCATCAAGTTACGTGATACTTTAATCAATACTCATCATACATGATATCTATATTATTATGTATCCTCATATCCTATATTAAAAAAGTTTCTTCTTATTTACCAGGTCAGCAACCAGGCTCCGACGAAGTCACCATCAATGTCAGCCTTCAGTGTCTTCTTACATGTCTCAAGGGCTCTGTTGAAGTTCTCTTCCTGTTGAGAAATTATTTCGATCAATTCAGTTTATTGATTCAcaaccatgttgacattcaacTTAAATTCCTTTGATTCCATTCTATACCCTTTTCGATTTATGTGGTTGATTAGTTGTTTGATCCAATAGTGAAATAATATTGATCAGTAAAAAGTATCACAATTggtaatattatttttgaaaaacgcaTTGTTTGATAACAAAACTTTCAGAAAAGACATGATATGATGTAATAATGTATTTCTGAAGTTTACATGCATAACAAATAATGCAGTAAGTATTTTTCCAGCATTAATCAGCAAAAAACACAGTTATTATTGTAGAAAATCCCGGCCAGGGTATTGCTACTCATTTTAGTCACACTCAATAAATTGATATACCTTGTAGCTGAAGAAAGTGTCTGACTCCACGTCACTCTTGATGAACCCCGGCCGGACAGAGGTTCGACTGGTCGTACTCCGAATACTCTGCCGTCCATATACACTTCCGGGGCGATTCCTGTTGAAATTTGTACCTGACCCGACAAAGTCTACACCGGGCTCGTGTCCCGTTTGATTGTCAACGCCGTCGATTTGGAGCGTTGCCCCTGAAAATGTTTTCTGTTCCTCATCTGAAAGAACCTGGTTATGCGTCTCGGTGTTCGTCGCCATTTTGAATGTGTTTACGATCTCCTAggagagttatttcccttgttTATAAATGAATGCCGTACCCGATTGTCAATCCCCACAAGTTCAATCagtaatgaattatttataaacTCAAACACTTGTTTTGTGAGCGAAAGCAACATTACTTTCTATACAAGTAAAAGATTTTGTTCAACCCCTACCTAAAGAATTAAGTAATGTAGCGTAAAAAGTCGATCTgcaattttattgtaaacaatgtattataataaaaatgatatatagcCTATGCTTTTACAAAGTTAATGTCTGTAaaacattcattaaaaaaaaatatttacgttTCCTTCCAACTTATTTAATTCGAActgaattcaatttattttctgaatacaaatcattttaattgtTCCAAATCAGAACAACCTCTTAAAAAGAGTACGCAGAAATGAAcgttttttttgttcaatttcaaaatcagAATCCTTTCAGTCCCAAATAAATAAGAATACTAATTCTAATTCttattcatttcttaattaattcatataaccattaaaaatatttttcgtggatcgtgaaaaaaaatatttttcgaaaAACTATGCACTTATGAAACACGTGACAAACCCGGCGTTCGGATAAAAATCTTAATCTTTTTACTCATAATAGCGAGGGAGCCGTGTATCAGATAAAAATTTGATCAATAATGTGTTAATAAttatcatgcgcggatccagaaaaattcCCCGGCCGGGGTCCAACTGATAATTTTCGTGAGTGGAAAGGGGGGCGAGGTCTTTGAACATTATGTAACTTTAGTATGTGATCTAAGAAGTTTGAAGGTTCCTGGGAGGCATACCACCCTCCGATCCCCTCTATATTCGCGCATGGTTATGACCTACATGTAGAAATATACAAAATGCATATTGCCCTCGGTACTTATGCCCAGTCGCATTTGTGcacaaagtaaaatatatatttacgcGTCTCTCTCACAGAAAGTAAATGAGTTTGtgttttttgatatttaattgaTCAATATTTTCGGCGGGGATATGACACACCTGTAcgctaatttatttattttttaatgttttgggaggtgttttttttgggggggggggggttgacaTAATGAAAAAGTCTTTGCACGGACTACGTCCACGgtatgtcaaattttatttggatagttaatgacaaaaaaatatagCTCGTATATACAAATCAAATGCAAGTGCAACTTTGGTATTTTTGAAAGATAACTGTAGCCCCACCCCAAACCTTCcctaaacttaaaaaaacaaaaaacggaCGACAGACCATACTGTCTTCACTTAAAGAATGCAAGTAATGTGCCGGTATTACTTGTCACTGAATATCATTTTGATGTAACAGCACATACTTACCTAATTACAATGTAAATTGTTCGATTGGAGATTGCTTTGGTCACGAGGGAGGATCATTTTGAGTGTAACTAAATTTAATACCGCGTGTGTAGATTTTACGATAAATAGAGAACAATTTATGAGAtgcttattttgttaaaacagcCTGTGTATACCCGTTACTTGTGTCACAGAGTATAAGTACAATTTAATTCTGGAAGGTCAGGTTTTGGGTAAAATTTTAGTtgtctttatttaaacaataaaatgttcactttggtgattcatttgggatatgaaggtagcgacattgcagaaaaaatacataacccgctaacgcgggttatgtaaattttttctgcaatgatcgctaccttcataacccacatgaatcaccaaaagtgagcattttattgtttatattaacatctttattttaagtaattaataaattgagcgtaaaaagtaagtaaaattcactaaattactgttaatgtacataagtacgttagctaaaagaaacagccaaatcgtctccagtgagactttgagtctgacatcatcatggttagttcgtgcagtccgtgatttttcttaggtagttgtaggtctcgaccaatcgataaacagggcgtgtcaaattcaatcctgtcagtttcagccgctgtagatttcgaccaatcgataaacggggcgtgtagatttcagtatggctgtttctatagagctatgaattaactgcaagtttccgtaagaaatagagggaataatacttggtggatgtaaatatattgttgaCAATGCTTTAATGTACCAGACGATTGTCTTAAAGAACTTGAATGACCAACCAGCATTTCAGTGCAagttgtagagttataagcaagatacagggctcgcAATTCTTTACTTAAGCATTGTAAtcataaaataaggaaaaataaACTTGGACCAAAATCATAACCATGTCCATTTAACGCTCAAATTCCAGCTACTCATTACAATCTCTATTTTGTGAAACTTGttgcacatgtacatgtgtggGGATTTTTCATTTGTCTTACAGTGCTAATCAAGCCATCCTTTCTTTCCtgtattttatgaatatatataaaactagagcagagctcgtggcaaagccacgagtaggtcttccgttgttgctgcgggttgaaaatatgtgtgatatggtgtcaaacgattataatgactaaactttcagttctgcttttgttataaaaatgtgttgtgattgaaagcctgtatataagacgtgttttgaaaaagaaaggaagaaaa is part of the Magallana gigas chromosome 3, xbMagGiga1.1, whole genome shotgun sequence genome and harbors:
- the LOC105318057 gene encoding tumor protein p63-regulated gene 1-like protein — translated: MATNTETHNQVLSDEEQKTFSGATLQIDGVDNQTGHEPGVDFVGSGTNFNRNRPGSVYGRQSIRSTTSRTSVRPGFIKSDVESDTFFSYKEENFNRALETCKKTLKADIDGDFVGAWLLTCIDHWDNERERLLILTKNCMLIYKYDFIIHKMEDFKRVMLHLIDTICVGDFVYPPKSLMPPRQHGGIQVRWNKGEQPTWAQVWNPWCASIPWINLSHHPLLYNPKEYETAIYNVDEFYESLIQAISNSYKEKRPDAKITIVEGPILIESYASLSSMIYNQSGLGFNRDRKGISF